One Caretta caretta isolate rCarCar2 chromosome 8, rCarCar1.hap1, whole genome shotgun sequence DNA window includes the following coding sequences:
- the CCN1 gene encoding CCN family member 1 produces the protein MNYQTTSYFFLAVAFLHLFRLALSACPAACQCPLEVPKCAPGVGLVLDGCGCCKVCAKQLNEDCSKTQPCDHTKGLECNFGASTTAQKGICRAQSEGRPCEYNSKIYQNGESFQPNCKHQCTCIDGAVGCIPLCPQELSLPNLGCANPRLVKVPGQCCEEWVCDETKDAPEELEGFFNKEFGLDASEGELTRNNELIAVVKGGLKMLPVFGSEPYSRSFESFKCIVQTTSWSQCSKTCGTGISTRITNDNPDCRLIKETRICEVRPCEQPSYGSLKKGKKCTKTKKSQAPMKFTYAGCSSVKKYRPKYCGSCVDGRCCTPHQTRTVKIRFRCDDGETFTKNVMMIQSCKCNYNCPHANEAYPYYRLFNDIHKFRD, from the exons ATGAACTACCAAACCACCAGCTATTTCTTTCTGGCTGTTGCCTTCCTCCACTTATTCAGGCTG GCGCTTTCCGCCTGCCCGGCCGCCTGCCAGTGCCCTCTGGAGGTGCCCAAATGTGCCCCGGGAGTCGGTCTGGTTCTGGACGGCTGCGGCTGCTGTAAAGTCTGCGCTAAACAACTCAACGAGGACTGCAGTAAGACCCAGCCTTGTGATCACACCAAGGGGCTGGAATGCAATTTCGGCGCCAGTACCACGGCTCAGAAGGGGATCTGCAGAG CACAATCCGAGGGGAGACCATGTGAATATAACTCAAAAATCTACCAGAATGGTGAAAGTTTCCAGCCCAACTGTAAACACCAGTGCACATGCATAGATGGAGCTGTGGGCTGCATCCCGCTCTGCCCACAAGAACTCTCTCTCCCTAACCTGGGCTGTGCCAACCCAAGGCTGGTTAAAGTCCCTGGCCAGTGCTGTGAAGAATGGGTCTGTGATGAGACCAAAGATGCTCCTGAGGAGTTGGAAGGTTTCTTCAACAAAGAATTTGGTCTGGATGCTTCAGAAGGTGAATTAACCAGGAACAACGAGCTGATTGCCGTTGTGAAAGGAGGACTAAAAATGCTACCTG TCTTTGGATCTGAGCCATACAGCCGATCTTTTGAGAGTTTCAAATGCATTGTGCAGACAACTTCATGGTCCCAGTGTTCAAAGACTTGTGGAACTGGTATCTCTACCAGGATCACCAATGATAATCCTGATTGTAGACTAATCAAAGAGACCAGGATATGTGAAGTGCGGCCATGTGAACAGCCCAGTTATGGTTCCCTAAAG AAGGGAAAGAAATGCACCAAGACCAAGAAGTCACAAGCCCCAATGAAGTTTACTTATGCTGGATGTTCTAGTGTGAAGAAGTATCGCCCCAAATACTGTGGCTCCTGTGTGGATGGAAGATGCTGTACCCCCCATCAGACCAGGACCGTCAAGATCAGGTTCCGTTGTGATGATGGAGAAACTTTCACTAAGAATGTAATGATGATCCAGTCTTGCAAATGCAACTACAACTGTCCACATGCAAATGAAGCTTACCCCTATTACAGACTGTTCAATGACATTCACAAATTTAGGGACTAA